A region from the Arthrobacter gengyunqii genome encodes:
- the aceE gene encoding pyruvate dehydrogenase (acetyl-transferring), homodimeric type gives MAAEDTTDILSGLTNQLPDRDPEETAEWIESLDELIRSQGTERAQYIMRSLLQRAGSQSVGVPMVTTTDYVNTIPVDQEPEFPGDEETERRYRAWLRWNAAIMVHRAQRPGIGVGGHISTYAGAATLYEVGMNHFFRGKDHPGGGDQIYFQGHASPGMYARAFLEGRLSEEDMDGFRQEKSREGHALSSYPHPRSMPDFWEFPTVSMGIGPMNAIYQAQSNRYLQNRGLKDTSEQHVWAFLGDGEMDEPESRGLLQLAANDKLDNLTFVVNCNLQRLDGPVRGNGKIMQELEAFFRGAGWNVIKVVWGREWDSLLEKDKDGELVDIMNSTPDGDYQTYKAENGGFVRDHFFGKSPATKELVANLTDEEIWQLKRGGHDYRKVYAAYKAAMEFKGKPTVILAHTVKGYGLGTHFEGRNATHQMKKLTLDDLKAFRDHLRIPISDEQLEADPYKPPYFNPGPDAPEIKYLLERRRELGGNVPERRVKHKPLHLPDEKAYEVANRGSGKQMAATTMAFVRLLKDLMRDKEFGKRIVPIIPDEARTFGMDSFFPTAKIYNPKGQNYLSVDRDLVLAYKESPQGQIVHVGINEAGSIAAFTAAGTSYATHGEPLIPVYVFYSMFGFQRTGDYIWAATDQMARGFMISATAGRTTLTGEGLQHADGHSPILASTNPAVKTYDPAYGYEIGHIVRHGLEQMYGPDSKDPNVIYNLMVYNEPIHQPKAPEELDVEGIIKGIYLLAPAKIDGPRAQLLASGVAVPWALEAQKILAEDWGVSADVWSVTSWNELRRDGLAAEEEAFLNPDAEPRVPFVTQQLAGATGPIVASTDYMKAVPDQIRQFVPNEFATLGADDFGFADTRAAARRYFKIDSHSMVVRTLEMLARRGEVDAGAPAEAIKKYDLLNVNAGTSGNAGGDA, from the coding sequence GTGGCCGCAGAAGACACAACGGACATCCTGAGCGGGTTAACCAACCAGCTTCCGGACCGTGACCCCGAGGAAACCGCAGAATGGATCGAATCGCTTGACGAACTGATCCGTTCTCAGGGCACCGAACGCGCCCAGTACATCATGCGTTCGCTGCTTCAGCGTGCTGGTTCCCAGAGCGTTGGCGTACCGATGGTAACCACCACCGACTACGTCAACACCATTCCCGTCGACCAGGAACCGGAGTTCCCGGGCGACGAGGAAACCGAACGCCGTTACCGCGCCTGGCTGCGCTGGAACGCCGCCATCATGGTGCACCGCGCCCAGCGCCCGGGCATCGGGGTTGGCGGACACATTTCCACCTATGCCGGAGCAGCGACCCTGTATGAAGTGGGCATGAACCACTTCTTCCGCGGCAAGGACCATCCGGGCGGCGGAGACCAGATTTACTTCCAGGGTCACGCCTCCCCCGGCATGTACGCCCGCGCGTTCCTTGAAGGCCGGCTGTCCGAAGAGGACATGGACGGTTTCCGGCAGGAGAAGTCCCGTGAGGGCCACGCCCTGTCCTCCTACCCGCACCCGCGTTCCATGCCGGATTTCTGGGAATTCCCCACTGTTTCCATGGGCATTGGCCCGATGAACGCCATCTACCAGGCGCAGTCCAACCGCTACCTGCAGAACCGCGGCCTTAAGGACACCTCCGAACAGCATGTCTGGGCTTTCCTGGGCGACGGCGAAATGGACGAGCCCGAATCGCGCGGCCTGCTCCAGCTGGCTGCCAACGACAAGCTCGACAACCTGACCTTTGTGGTCAACTGCAACCTGCAGCGCCTGGACGGTCCGGTCCGCGGCAACGGCAAGATCATGCAGGAACTTGAGGCCTTCTTCCGCGGCGCCGGCTGGAATGTCATCAAGGTTGTCTGGGGCCGCGAGTGGGACTCGCTGCTGGAGAAGGACAAAGACGGGGAGCTGGTGGACATCATGAACTCCACCCCCGACGGCGACTACCAGACGTACAAGGCCGAAAACGGCGGATTTGTCCGCGACCACTTCTTCGGCAAGAGCCCAGCGACCAAGGAACTGGTCGCGAACCTCACCGACGAGGAAATCTGGCAGCTCAAGCGCGGCGGGCACGATTACCGCAAGGTTTACGCCGCGTACAAGGCCGCCATGGAGTTCAAGGGCAAGCCGACCGTAATCCTGGCCCACACGGTCAAGGGCTACGGTCTGGGCACGCACTTCGAGGGCCGCAATGCGACCCACCAGATGAAGAAGCTGACCCTGGATGACCTGAAGGCCTTCCGCGATCACCTGCGCATCCCGATCAGCGACGAGCAGCTCGAAGCCGATCCGTACAAGCCGCCGTACTTCAACCCGGGTCCTGACGCTCCGGAGATCAAGTACCTGCTGGAGCGCCGCCGCGAACTGGGCGGCAACGTTCCCGAACGCCGGGTGAAGCACAAACCGCTGCACCTGCCCGACGAGAAGGCCTACGAAGTTGCCAACCGCGGCTCCGGCAAGCAGATGGCTGCCACCACCATGGCATTCGTCCGCCTGCTCAAGGACCTGATGCGGGACAAGGAGTTCGGCAAGCGGATTGTGCCGATCATTCCGGATGAAGCCCGCACCTTCGGCATGGACTCGTTCTTCCCGACGGCGAAGATCTACAACCCCAAGGGTCAGAACTACCTGTCCGTGGACCGGGACCTGGTCCTGGCCTACAAGGAATCCCCGCAGGGCCAGATCGTGCACGTGGGCATCAACGAGGCCGGATCCATTGCCGCTTTCACTGCGGCTGGAACGTCTTACGCGACCCACGGCGAGCCGCTGATTCCGGTCTACGTGTTCTACTCGATGTTCGGCTTCCAGCGCACGGGAGACTACATTTGGGCGGCCACCGACCAGATGGCCCGCGGCTTCATGATTTCCGCGACCGCCGGCCGCACCACCCTGACTGGTGAAGGCCTTCAGCACGCTGACGGACACTCGCCGATCCTGGCCTCCACCAACCCTGCGGTGAAGACCTACGACCCGGCCTACGGGTACGAGATCGGGCACATTGTCCGCCACGGCCTCGAGCAGATGTACGGTCCGGATTCCAAGGATCCGAACGTCATTTACAACCTCATGGTCTACAACGAGCCGATCCATCAGCCCAAGGCTCCGGAAGAGCTCGACGTCGAAGGCATCATCAAGGGCATCTACCTTCTTGCTCCGGCAAAGATCGACGGTCCCCGTGCCCAGCTTCTCGCGTCCGGCGTTGCCGTGCCGTGGGCACTGGAAGCACAGAAGATCCTTGCTGAAGACTGGGGCGTATCCGCCGATGTGTGGTCCGTGACGTCATGGAACGAACTGCGCCGCGACGGTCTGGCCGCCGAGGAAGAAGCGTTCCTGAACCCCGACGCCGAACCCCGCGTGCCGTTCGTAACCCAGCAGCTCGCCGGTGCGACAGGTCCGATCGTTGCCTCGACTGACTATATGAAGGCTGTTCCGGACCAGATCCGGCAGTTTGTGCCGAACGAGTTCGCGACCCTCGGTGCGGATGACTTCGGGTTCGCCGACACCCGCGCTGCGGCTCGCCGGTACTTCAAGATCGATTCGCACTCCATGGTCGTACGCACCCTGGAAATGCTCGCCCGCCGCGGCGAGGTGGATGCCGGGGCTCCGGCCGAAGCGATCAAGAAGTATGACCTGCTCAATGTGAACGCAGGAACCTCCGGCAACGCCGGCGGCGACGCCTAG
- a CDS encoding FadR/GntR family transcriptional regulator, whose amino-acid sequence MPGNGDGNGFVRVSRPRLYERLVEQLLGYIASAGLGPGDLLPAERDLAERMGVSRATLAQSLVALEVLGVIDVQHGTGAVLVYRPSVASVLRELREHRDRMPEIVEARSTLEVKLAELAAERRTAADLAAIDKALDTMAAEIAAGSRGTAGDEQFHQAVAAAAHSSILASMMTFISELVRETRLASLGQPGRPQRSLESHRAIANAIRSSDPGAAAKAMQAHIDLVAETDM is encoded by the coding sequence ATGCCCGGCAATGGTGACGGCAACGGTTTTGTCCGTGTCTCAAGACCCCGATTGTATGAGCGGCTGGTGGAACAGCTTCTGGGTTATATCGCCTCAGCCGGTCTGGGGCCGGGAGACCTGTTGCCGGCAGAGCGGGATCTGGCTGAGCGGATGGGAGTTTCCCGGGCCACGCTGGCGCAGTCGCTGGTCGCCCTTGAAGTCCTCGGGGTGATCGATGTGCAGCACGGAACCGGGGCGGTGCTGGTGTATCGGCCAAGTGTCGCGTCGGTGCTGCGTGAACTGCGCGAGCACCGCGACCGGATGCCGGAAATCGTTGAAGCCCGCAGCACCTTGGAGGTGAAGCTTGCCGAACTCGCAGCCGAGCGTCGCACCGCAGCGGATCTGGCCGCCATCGACAAGGCTTTGGACACCATGGCTGCGGAGATAGCTGCCGGAAGCCGTGGAACCGCTGGGGACGAGCAATTCCACCAAGCGGTGGCTGCGGCTGCCCATTCATCCATCCTGGCGTCCATGATGACGTTCATTTCAGAGTTGGTCCGCGAGACCCGGCTGGCATCGCTGGGCCAGCCGGGGCGGCCGCAGCGGTCCTTGGAGTCGCACCGAGCCATTGCCAACGCGATCAGGTCGTCTGACCCCGGTGCAGCGGCGAAGGCAATGCAGGCGCACATTGACCTTGTGGCCGAAACCGATATGTGA
- a CDS encoding SLC13 family permease → MSAPLLSILILVAMFILATVLPLNMGALAFVGAFLLGFVFLGMTTEEILANFPGALFLTIVGVTYLFAIAQNNGTIDLLVRGAVKLVGNRVALIPWIMFAITAVITAVGALSPAAVAIVAPIALGFAAKNKINPLMMGMMVIHGAQAGGFSPIAVYGVTVNGIIAKTDLESSPFAVFMASLLFNTFIALILFFVLGGTKLRRTTTGAFVEQVAEARMNLSVAGRADVPFKGTGSDIYGPRDPAGDGLSATKTRSDLFPQLATIAGLIALAVIALGFKVDVGFVSITIAVILALVSPQAQKGAVNKISWTTVLLICGMLTFVGVLQEAGTVEYVSDGVVGLGMPMLAALLICYIGAVVSAFASSTAILAALIPLAVPFLASGEIGAVGLICALAVSSTIVDVSPFSTNGALVLANAPENLDKDRFYKQILSYSGIIVVAGPLVAWLVMVVPGWL, encoded by the coding sequence ATGTCCGCTCCGCTCCTCTCCATCCTGATATTGGTGGCCATGTTCATTCTGGCCACGGTCCTCCCGCTCAACATGGGGGCGTTGGCCTTCGTGGGAGCATTTCTCCTGGGATTCGTCTTCCTCGGCATGACCACCGAGGAAATCCTCGCTAACTTTCCCGGCGCGCTGTTCCTCACCATCGTTGGCGTGACCTACCTGTTCGCGATAGCCCAAAACAACGGAACCATTGACCTTCTGGTCCGGGGCGCCGTGAAGCTCGTCGGCAACCGTGTGGCGCTGATCCCGTGGATCATGTTTGCCATCACTGCCGTCATCACCGCTGTCGGTGCACTGTCTCCCGCAGCCGTTGCCATCGTGGCCCCGATTGCGCTCGGCTTCGCCGCCAAGAACAAGATCAACCCGCTCATGATGGGCATGATGGTGATTCACGGTGCCCAGGCGGGAGGCTTCTCCCCCATTGCCGTTTACGGTGTCACCGTCAATGGAATCATCGCGAAGACGGACCTGGAATCGAGCCCGTTTGCGGTGTTCATGGCCAGCCTCCTCTTCAACACCTTCATTGCCCTCATCCTGTTCTTCGTCCTCGGCGGCACCAAACTGCGCCGCACCACCACCGGAGCTTTCGTTGAGCAGGTCGCTGAAGCCCGCATGAACTTGAGCGTGGCAGGACGCGCAGACGTTCCGTTCAAGGGAACCGGCTCTGACATCTACGGACCCCGTGACCCCGCCGGCGACGGTCTGAGCGCCACAAAGACACGCAGTGACTTGTTCCCCCAGCTCGCCACCATCGCCGGCCTGATTGCCCTGGCCGTCATTGCCCTCGGCTTCAAGGTGGACGTCGGCTTCGTCTCCATCACCATTGCCGTAATCCTCGCCCTCGTCTCCCCGCAGGCGCAGAAGGGTGCCGTCAACAAGATCAGCTGGACCACAGTGCTGCTGATCTGCGGGATGCTCACCTTCGTGGGCGTCCTCCAGGAAGCCGGCACGGTGGAATACGTGTCCGACGGCGTGGTGGGGCTGGGCATGCCCATGCTGGCAGCACTCCTGATCTGCTACATCGGCGCCGTCGTTTCGGCCTTTGCCTCCTCCACCGCGATCCTTGCCGCACTGATCCCGCTGGCCGTGCCGTTCCTGGCCTCCGGTGAGATCGGCGCCGTCGGCCTCATCTGCGCTTTGGCCGTTTCCTCCACCATCGTGGACGTTTCGCCGTTCTCCACGAACGGTGCCCTGGTCCTGGCCAACGCCCCCGAAAACCTGGATAAGGACCGCTTCTACAAACAGATCCTCTCCTACAGCGGCATTATCGTCGTCGCTGGACCACTGGTGGCCTGGCTGGTGATGGTGGTTCCCGGCTGGCTCTAG
- a CDS encoding NAD-dependent protein deacetylase — MTNTPAAGKEGPGFSRPGLGLTGFVRSDPAQSAPPPTPDEERQLRSAVELLAGRRLAVLTGAGLSTDSGIPDYRGPEAPPRNPMTYQEFVGDPVLRRRYWARNHVGWHHLRHAAPNAGHAAVARLERRGLTTGLITQNVDRLHTDAGSALAVDLHGRFDRVVCLECGTRYTRQTISRLLEDLNPGFLERTRIDGDIAPDADADVADTDDFVVADCPVCGGMLKPDFVYFGENVPRDRVAAAFAMLNAADALLVAGSSLTVMSGLRFVKHAHKTGKPVVIINRGPTRGDDLADLKINAGVATALEYLAAELPDLSGDADGNNPRP, encoded by the coding sequence ATGACCAATACACCGGCTGCAGGCAAGGAAGGCCCCGGCTTCTCCCGCCCGGGGCTGGGGCTCACCGGATTTGTCCGCTCAGACCCGGCCCAGTCTGCTCCGCCGCCCACACCGGATGAGGAGCGGCAGCTGCGCAGCGCCGTGGAACTGCTGGCGGGGCGCCGCCTGGCCGTTCTCACCGGGGCGGGCCTGAGTACCGATTCCGGCATCCCCGATTACCGTGGGCCGGAGGCGCCGCCGCGCAACCCCATGACCTATCAGGAATTTGTGGGGGACCCGGTGCTGCGCCGCCGCTACTGGGCTCGAAACCATGTGGGCTGGCACCATCTGCGGCATGCGGCACCCAACGCCGGCCACGCCGCCGTCGCCCGCTTGGAACGCAGGGGCCTCACTACCGGCTTGATCACCCAGAACGTGGACCGGCTGCACACGGACGCCGGCAGCGCGCTGGCCGTAGACCTCCACGGACGCTTTGACCGCGTCGTGTGCCTGGAGTGCGGGACCAGATACACCCGCCAAACCATTTCCCGGTTGCTGGAGGATCTGAACCCCGGATTCCTGGAGCGCACCCGCATTGACGGTGACATAGCTCCCGACGCCGACGCCGACGTGGCCGACACCGACGACTTTGTCGTGGCGGACTGCCCCGTGTGCGGCGGGATGCTGAAACCGGACTTCGTCTACTTCGGCGAGAACGTACCACGGGACCGCGTGGCCGCAGCCTTTGCCATGCTCAATGCGGCCGACGCCCTTCTGGTTGCCGGATCGTCCCTGACCGTGATGAGCGGGCTCCGGTTCGTAAAACACGCGCACAAGACCGGCAAGCCCGTGGTGATCATCAATCGCGGACCCACCCGGGGGGATGACCTGGCGGATCTCAAAATCAATGCCGGCGTGGCCACCGCACTGGAGTATCTGGCGGCTGAACTGCCGGATTTATCCGGGGACGCTGACGGAAATAATCCGCGCCCCTGA
- a CDS encoding DUF3052 domain-containing protein — MSEAEAVTENSVAGRLGFKDQDLIQEFGYDEDVDFDLRDGLEDLVGSELLTEEDHEVVDGVILWWRADDGDLVDALVDSITTLDDGGVVWVLTPKSGRDGYVPPADIEEAAPTAGLHVTTSPAVSEDWAATRLVARRKK; from the coding sequence GTGAGCGAGGCCGAAGCCGTCACGGAAAACAGCGTGGCGGGAAGATTGGGTTTCAAAGACCAAGACCTGATTCAGGAATTCGGCTACGACGAGGACGTCGATTTTGACCTCCGAGACGGACTCGAGGACTTGGTCGGGAGTGAGCTCCTCACAGAAGAGGACCACGAAGTCGTAGACGGAGTCATCCTCTGGTGGCGTGCCGACGACGGCGACCTCGTGGATGCGCTGGTGGATTCCATTACGACGCTCGACGACGGCGGCGTGGTCTGGGTCCTGACGCCGAAGTCCGGGCGCGACGGATACGTTCCTCCCGCGGATATCGAAGAAGCGGCACCCACTGCCGGCCTCCACGTCACCACATCGCCGGCGGTAAGCGAAGACTGGGCTGCCACCCGCCTGGTTGCCCGACGCAAGAAGTAG
- a CDS encoding peroxiredoxin, protein MELRPSPAVDGRYPAPDFELPNQFGEPTRLSGLKGSPVLLVFYPFAFSGVCSGELDELEAVRGEFDRGGIRILAVSCDSKYSLRAYAQTRGYSFDLLADFWPHGEVAHAYGAFDAEHGRPLRASFIIDQEGTVRRVIRSDAGTPRPLQAYRDAFKELASS, encoded by the coding sequence TTGGAGCTGAGACCGTCACCCGCAGTTGACGGGCGGTATCCGGCTCCGGACTTTGAGCTCCCCAACCAGTTTGGGGAGCCAACCCGGCTTTCCGGGCTAAAGGGTTCCCCCGTGCTTCTCGTGTTCTACCCCTTTGCCTTTTCAGGTGTCTGCTCCGGGGAACTTGACGAACTTGAGGCTGTCCGCGGGGAGTTTGACCGCGGCGGGATCCGCATCCTCGCGGTCTCCTGCGACTCCAAGTACTCCCTGCGCGCTTATGCGCAGACACGCGGATATTCGTTTGACCTGCTCGCGGACTTCTGGCCCCACGGCGAGGTGGCGCACGCCTACGGAGCGTTCGACGCCGAACACGGGCGCCCGTTGCGTGCCTCCTTCATCATCGACCAAGAGGGCACTGTCCGACGCGTGATCCGCTCCGACGCAGGAACGCCGCGCCCGCTGCAGGCTTACCGCGACGCATTCAAGGAGCTGGCTTCGTCATGA